A part of Acidimicrobiia bacterium genomic DNA contains:
- a CDS encoding DUF2079 domain-containing protein, translating into METATGDRPFAAEAVLGIVVVVWLVTFSILVYLKHDRFASVDFDMGIHDQSIWLLAHFRGFMTVRGLQVFGHHAAPGYFLFVPLYWLGGGPHLLNITQVCVASLGAVPVFLLARFRTGSAWVGTALGIAFLLHPALQFFMSELFHPEVIAITPLLCAYYCSVRKRWGWFACFAVLAVCWKEDVALAVAILGLVIALRGDRRVGLITAGTALLWFSAWIFALFPLLDNGKLQNESLYADVGGSPGGVLRTAFTHPSRIGSRLVSNDSGDYAWKLLAPFGLTALAAPLLLLLGAPQAFLNLITNVPWTKTITFHYAAVPFAAVTIAAVEGVAFLTRKIRRRGAAGVIATVVLACSFAATVAWGPSPIGDKYRNGEWALGASPQLPSAHAAVALVPDDAVVSATYDMLPHLAHRPEIYSFPNPWESKNFGVDGAPRRSGERVDWIVADRAVLDKETAKLLEDLVDHGKFRVVFDQDGYVVARRADR; encoded by the coding sequence ATGGAGACCGCGACCGGCGATCGCCCGTTCGCGGCCGAAGCGGTGCTCGGGATCGTCGTGGTCGTGTGGCTCGTGACGTTCTCGATCCTCGTCTACCTGAAGCACGATCGCTTCGCGTCGGTCGACTTCGACATGGGCATCCACGACCAGAGCATCTGGCTGCTCGCTCACTTCCGAGGCTTCATGACCGTCCGAGGCCTTCAGGTGTTCGGCCACCACGCGGCACCCGGCTACTTCCTGTTCGTCCCGCTGTACTGGTTGGGCGGGGGCCCGCACCTTCTCAACATCACGCAGGTGTGCGTCGCCTCGTTGGGCGCGGTGCCCGTGTTCCTCCTCGCTCGGTTCCGCACCGGAAGCGCCTGGGTCGGGACCGCGCTCGGGATCGCATTCCTGCTCCATCCCGCGCTCCAGTTCTTCATGTCCGAGCTGTTCCATCCCGAAGTGATCGCGATCACCCCGTTGCTCTGCGCGTACTACTGCTCGGTCCGCAAACGCTGGGGATGGTTCGCGTGCTTCGCCGTCCTCGCGGTGTGCTGGAAGGAAGACGTCGCGCTCGCGGTGGCGATACTCGGCCTCGTGATCGCACTGCGCGGTGACCGACGGGTAGGCCTGATCACGGCGGGCACCGCACTCCTGTGGTTCTCGGCGTGGATCTTCGCCCTGTTCCCTCTCCTCGACAACGGCAAGCTCCAGAACGAGTCGCTCTACGCCGACGTCGGCGGATCACCCGGGGGTGTCCTCCGGACCGCCTTCACCCATCCGAGCCGCATCGGCTCGAGGTTGGTGAGCAACGACTCGGGTGACTACGCGTGGAAGCTGCTCGCGCCGTTCGGCCTCACCGCGCTCGCCGCGCCGCTCCTGCTCCTGCTCGGCGCGCCGCAGGCCTTCCTGAATCTCATCACCAACGTGCCGTGGACGAAGACGATCACGTTCCACTACGCGGCTGTCCCGTTCGCGGCGGTGACGATCGCGGCGGTCGAAGGCGTGGCGTTCCTCACCCGCAAGATCCGCCGGCGCGGTGCCGCCGGCGTCATCGCCACGGTGGTGTTGGCATGTTCCTTCGCGGCCACGGTCGCGTGGGGCCCGTCGCCCATCGGCGACAAGTACCGCAACGGCGAGTGGGCACTCGGAGCCAGCCCGCAGCTGCCGAGCGCACACGCGGCAGTCGCGCTCGTACCCGACGACGCGGTGGTGAGCGCGACCTACGACATGCTGCCGCACCTCGCGCACCGGCCGGAGATCTACTCGTTCCCGAACCCCTGGGAGAGCAAGAACTTCGGCGTCGACGGTGCGCCGCGGCGGAGTGGCGAGCGCGTCGACTGGATCGTCGCCGACCGCGCCGTGCTCGACAAGGAAACGGCCAAGCTCCTCGAGGACCTCGTCGACCACGGCAAGTTCCGCGTCGTGTTCGACCAGGACGGCTACGTCGTGGCGCGGCGCGCGGACCGTTGA